TGGTCAGCGGTGGCATCGCGATTAGGGAGTCCTAGGTCAAAGTACTTGATGTCCAACTCCAAAAATGGGAGTATAAGCTGCCCATTTCCAAAATTAATGTCAGCTACAAGAATATATAATCATGCTGCAAAACAAATATGAAGAGCACCTTATCTTTGATAGACTTCCAAATAACTCTGGTCATCTCATCACCTGCGCCCAGCACATATCAAAAATTCAGAAAACACGCGTAAATTTGTATTACAGAGCTGATCAAACGATGTTTATGATTAAAATATGTGCAGATCAAATGAAAGAAGAGACCATCCATTTCAACGATGGGGCTCTCCACCTTGATCTTCTCCAACGCCATTTCTTTTTCTGAGCAGTACAGTGGCAAGAGGAAAACCAAATTATTTCTTGTCCTTTACtacataaaatttaactaaattgacaattgaaaattataaattttaatactgtctattaattttaacaatttaatatgaattattattattttttaattttaaatgcaTATATAATTTTGGCAGAATATACAAGAAAGCTTTtgaatttttcttaaaagtacAGATCAGCCATTTTACTTTATCTGGACATAATTAAGCCTCcttgtttataaaattgatattaaattcttattattttaaataaaaaacccTTGTAGTTTACTTTTAAGACACTTATCCCCTctaatttttggtaaatattttaaatattaaaattatttttgaacttttttcctatatgattatgatagacatgtcagccattaacgagtgtttctaatgatgttggatgaaaggggttattagttatatttaaaaataaagagggGTTAATATaccccaaaaaagtaaaaaggctgatttgtacttttgtgaaaactGCAAAGTTTTTTTTATCCCTTTTGCCTATAATTTTCCGTCAAAAATTTACTTATGTATACAGCGAAACAGTGGCGGGCAcacaaactttttataaaatgaacaaGATTGtaccaaaaatttataaaatggataatataaattttttaaagtagTCAGTGCTAAATTTTAATGTCAAAAACTGtataaattcatattttttacagatttaaaataataaggtaATTAACTACCCATTATTAACTGTTTCTAGATACGCCCCTGCACCGAAGTAAGTACTTTTTTGGCATTTATatcattatttatttgatagagaattgtaaaaattaaaaagttggtgtccaataatattattaaaattaaaaatttatgtattaagttttcaaaacatattaaaatggtgATTTTTAGGCAATCAagcaatttaatttattattaaattttgttttattgaaaataaaaattcatattaattCCATGTTACATCAACTTAGCTGCTTACACATAGCTGCTTccacatatttaaaaacaacaaaagcaaTACGAAATACAACTCCgagaaatttatttagataGGATAAATAGATGCATGGGAGGGATTGATAAATCACCAACTGGATCCGATCTGCTAAAGCCTGCACAGACCAATAAACCGCAGTCATGCTTAGAGTGGTTCGTCGGAGGCTTGGGTGTGGAATTTGAAGCAATTGGCACCGCGGTACATGCCGTCATGCTTTTCGGTGTACTCGATTTCGCCGTTGGTGAGGGTGTCTTTCTGAGTGTAGGAGAAAGGAACATCAcaaaatccaagtgttgcaaCAAGAGTCACTGTTGTCTTGGTCATTGGTTTAACGCTGACGGGCACTTTTTTTGCCAAAGTTGTGGTTGCATCAATGGTAGTTCCCCACTCGTATTCGCTCTCCTTTGTCTCCGTGACCTCAACGCCAGCGTCGAAAATCTCAGGAACACCCATTGAAACTTTGGTACTAAAGGAAAAAGATGAGGAAGTACTGGTGCTCCACTCGTACCTCTTCGCCTCTTTATAAGTCATTGCCACCTCCAAAGTTTCAGTTTGTTTTGTCATGTTGCTGACGCAGGAGCGCGCCAGTGTCATGATTGATTCGTTATACACTCTGGCATCCTCCAGCCGGTACTCCACATCATAAATTTCCCTCTTGTTCACCAGCTCTTCCAGCACCAGGTAGCTCTCCCTGTCGATAGTCGTCGCCCAAGATGCCGCAGCAAGACAGTTCACCGTGCCACCGTAGTCGGTTCTTCGCAAATACCTGTCATTACCCATGCTACGGAGTGCGATAGCGTTTCCCTTGATTCGGACTGGCCAAAAACAGGTTGCTGGATCGGAGGCGGACTCGTCGGTTGTATCTGGATATATCCAGTTAGGGGTAGCCCTCCAGAATTTGCCATTGGAATCATGCTTCAAACGGATGCTCCCGTCAGGATTGGTGAACACTTGCTCCCCAACTCTATTATCCCCAATATTAGTAGCTCCAAATTCCATATGCTCATCGTCCCCAGTACCGCGGTAAAACAGATACTTCCCGTTGTCTCCCTTGACAGCCACATGTTTGGGAAGCACCACAAGTGATTCCCAGTCGGTGAACGAGAAGAGATCGCATCCACGGGCTTCCTCGTCGTCGGCGGACATTGCAACAAATAAGCAGCCGTTATATTCATCAGCTGATATCCACTGGTAGAGATTGAAGCCGCTCTGGACGTGCTGGAAGCGGCAGGTTTTGTCGTCGACGGGGAGGGGATGGAAGAGCGTGCAtgaccatttggatttgtcttcgTCCACCGCATCAGCCGTTGCGCTTACAGGTGATGATGGTTGCTTACCGCGTCGAAGGTATTTGTTGGTGTAGCAGCATCTTATATGGACTAAATCTCGGTTGCTGGTGGCTCTCTCAATTTTGAACTTGGACACAGGATTCAGAATATCCTCTACGTCGCCTTTAATCAGATTCTTCGACCTTCCTTGTTTAGTAACGCAACGCAAATACTTGTCATTCTTTGCTTTCAACACCACAAACCTAGGAAGGACTGGCGCCATTTCCTTCTGCAATTTAATGTGTAAAGAGAGAGAGTGAGAGAGTATGTTAATTGCTTTGCATACTTGCTTCCATTTCTTCGCTATTTATAGGAAAATGAATGCAAATTTTCTGATTTTtcctattttttcaaaatatattatttcctATTTTTTCATCTTATTCAACTTTTCTGAATTGGATAATTATTGTATGGTTGACGTGAATAACAATTTTCCAATGTAaactattctattttttttttaaatgaactaTTCTAGTTACTAGACGTAAGTCCCGCGTATTAAcgtgaaatcaaattaataatttgtttaaattatatatatatataaatgttagAAAAATTTCTAATATATAGACTAATAAGAATaagaatttatttaaatgttaataataaataatttgtagagattagaaattaatatatatattgaacACTATAAAGCGTAGAGATTAGAAGTTAATATAGATTGAAATACTATAATTTTGTGTATGGATTAGAAGTTAATGTTGATTAAAATACttcttaaaataaataatttaaaaaagtaatttaaaaaagaatttttatatgaaatactattttttctcaattttttttttataattgaggaAGGGGGGAACGCTTGTAGgaggaatcgatcccacgacctagcagtttgctgctcaacgcttataccatttgagttacagctcattggtaaatatttacttttttactatcccttttaaatctttatattttatatcagTTTTCTTCTCcctttttatactattttttgaaaaactttacTTTGTATACTAACTCtcattttttactattttttaatttttttcaccattatattcatgcatttaatatttatgacatatttaacttttaattttttttatttttagaaatttgactttttttttaaatatgtcgTTTTTTGTCAGTTTTAACATCAACACAATAtgaacaacatttaataaactaactattttaaatttttatttttttacaccaatttttattattatttcaatttaatttttattttttttttattttatttcacgtacAATGTAGTGCTTTTCTTTAATGctaaatcaactaaatatcaatataaaaagcTAATGGAGTCTGTCTTATGATCCGATGATTTAatctgcaaaacagggtagaagctaatcggacggtggttgtctgattaactctatgctaaagtcagtttagatctttgagcagcgttttgagtatatgaatgtaattgtttatttaggcatacctcaaactctttatatagtagttgaatgtataccttgtagaCTTGaaataggaaagtgaatcctatttagtagggtttgaccctgattaggagtataatttcttattcagacatgagtcctatttaggaacgtcttcctaaatagtctcgtcttcctaagttggatgttatctttctaagttggagtttgtatccagaTAGGAAAAATATTCGAGAATTCTTGTAGATTTAGTGATCTGTCCGAATCCcagggtcgacgcgctttgtccgagtcctcagggattctgtcatgacccaaattattgagccgagaccgacgctagggaatgagagtgatagctccaaaacccgtagtaagcctagaACCACTATAATATTTTTGCAAATTCAAATATACTATTATGCATAGTACGTTTTCAGAAagcttctttaaataatataattataaacatCAAAATATCGTATTCATTTTCTGAAAACCGATGCAAAACGATTCTTAGTGATAACTTGCGAAACGGCTGCGGCTCTCTGATCCGGTGGTAACTTCACGATTGTTCCCGAAAAGCATAATACGACCGTTAGAAGGGTGCCGGAAGgtgattccggcaaaccactctgACGGTCTAGTCAGTTGatattttagtgagagaaagaataagaagtgaaagagtttttgagagagaaagagaattaaACTTTTCACTTACTTTTTCttagccttttatactatgtctttgtttctctttgtctgggccgacaagTCTGATTTCATTCTTTTTGTCTGTGTAGAtattgtctggaatgtcagggtaTGTTCTGACAGATTTGTCGTTGTAATCAGTAAGGTAAACTCGGACAAAGCCGAGATGGTGTTGTGACGTATGCTGCTCGGTGTAGCCGAGATGGTGTTTGCTATGTGTGTTTACTCGGTTTGAGTCGAGATGATGATGTAGTTTGTTTTACTCATAGTGTCTTTTACTCGGTTGAGCCGAGATGACGATTTAGTGTGTTTTACTCGGTTGAGCCGAGATGGTGCTGTTATGTGTCTTACTCGGCTTATGTTCTATTTTTGAGATTGTTCATCTGTGttgttatcacaagtcccccccCAGTTtgttcggatatttatgtccgagtttGGTTTTGACTTGGTATTTTTTGCTTGCTCAGTTTTGATCTTGGTTGACTTTGTTTGTGCTCGGTTTTGATCGTGCTCGGTCATCTCTTGGGTGTCTTTTGGGTTGCTTTCTTATTTGATGTGCTTGGATGACACATGTCTTTCATTTAATTTTGCCTTTATGCCATTTGTTATCCACTAGCACATTTATTGAGGCGTCGTTTCAGTTGTCCCACTTCGGTTTTTATAAAAACCCTCATTTTTTCCTTTGCTTAgttttatttttcctttcttttctctcgtttctttcttttctttacttTGTTGGTGTCTACTTTTCTACTTTCGAAGATATTCATCAGTAAGTTCTTTCTTTTCCTTAGTTTTGATCTTGTTTATTGttatttcttcatcttttttctgtttgttcttcgtgttcttgaGTGTTCGCTTTCTGGGTTAGTATAGTTgggtaatttgatttatttggaGTTGTTGTTTCATCTCGGTTGAATAATGTCTTATGAGGAGGATTCCCAGAATGATTTTGTGGACGTTTACGATGAAGGGGAGGGTGATTCGGATGGATGTACGTCTGGGGGTAATAAATCTGAGGCCGAGCGTTCTGACTCGGCCAAGGGAGGGTTTGTTGACGTTCCCCAGATAAATAAGGTAGAGGAATTTAGTTGTTCGGAAGCGACCTCTTCTGTCAAACCGAGACGAATGAGACCTAGGAGTAGTAAAACTGCCGAGTCTCGGAAAGTTAGGATGGAGACCGCTTTTGCCGAGTTGAACCAAGGATATTTAGATTATCTTCTTTCTCAAATAAATTTACGTGAGGGGTATCAGTTTGAACTGTCCCCTCCCGGTCTGACAATAAACACCCCGGTCGGTCCAGATTATATAGTAATAAGCGTAGAACACCTTCATTCGGGTGTCCGCATTCCTCTTTAATCCGACTTAGTggcctttttgaaattttataatatgcCTCTTAGTCAGTTTCATCCGAATGGTATTAGGCACTTCCTTTGTCTTCGTCGGTTGTGTAGACGACGTAAGATTCCTTTCTCGGTAGAGTTTTTTGCTAGCATTTATGGCCTTATTTTTGGCGGTGCTTATGATTTTTCTTCCTTCAAAATTCTTAAGTCTGAACCTAGGCATGTTATAGAGAAGGTATCTACCTCGGTTAAGAGGTTTAGGGAAGATTGGTTTCAGATCTGTCACCCTACTGCCTTCGCCGACCTGCCTCGTTGGTGGTTGTGTACGTCTCCCGTGACCCTTTTGAGACGGGATGCTGCTGGGAATAAGAACCATGTACTTCTCCAGAATGTTTTGAAGACGACTGGTCCTATTAATACTTATACTCTTATACCGAAACTGCCTATTGTTAAGCTTGACCCGAAGCGGGAAGGTTGTTCTcggtctttattattattttttacttcgGATTTTTCTTTGTGTTATCCTGTTTCGTTTTATTGTTCTTATTGGTTCTTTGTTTTGATTTCGCAGTGTTTAATATGACTGCCTTCAACGCTGCTAGACGGAAAGGCGATGGTGCATCTGCTAAGAGACCGTCATTTGCCGATGCTGGAGTTGGAGAAAAAGCTTTTGGAAAGAAGACTGCTTCGGGTATACCCGTTATAACCCCCGCTAAACCTTTGTCAACTGTGGCTCCTCTAGTGAAGCCTGTCAAAAGGAAAAATTTGGATAAGGGTAAAGAACATTGCTCTATGGCCGAGGTGAAGGGTGCTTCTACTCTTCTTGGTGGTTCGGATGTGGTTGTGGGGTTGGAAGCTTCTGCGTTTGCTGTGTCCGGAATGGACAAGATTTGTCTCCTCCTCCGAAGAAGGCCAAGACGGGTGATTTGGGGGTTACTCGGGTTGATGCTGAAGAGGTGAAGCTGACTCCTCGGTTTCTCGCTCATTATTTGAAGTCTAAGTCAATAGAGGATACCGTTGATTCGCTGACGACTTCTGTTTTTCTGGGGAAAACGGTGTCTCTTCCTCGGGACCGGGAGGCTCTTTCGGCTACCCCCCAGAAAGACTTTCTTGATACAAGTGTCTCTCTGTCCTTCCAGGTGTGTGTTTGATCGGTTTATTTCCATTCTGCGTTTTTGTTGTTAATTTTGCTAAGTTTTGTTTGTTTCATGTCGTTTTCTTTAGTTGATTAACCATCTGTTGGGAGCCCGGTCATTCCAAGAAGATTTGTCTGCTCAGGCCTCGGATGATAGGGAGAAATTGACTACTGCCCTTGCGGATCTAGAGAAAGAGCAGCTCTAGAGGGCCAATGTGGAATCGGTTCTGGCGAGTAACACGGAGAAATTCAATGCCAAGATTGAGACGTTGAATGAGGAAATATCCGTCTTGGTCAGAGAAAGGGACGAGCTTGCTCTTGCTATGAGTGCATTTGACAAGGAGAAAGAGGAGCTTCGAGTTGAGCTGACCGAGACGTTTGATAAGGAGAGAGCTGATTTTCAGAATACCATCGAAGGTCATCATCAGAGTTATATGCGACTGTATTATATTCTTGATGATACGACGAAAGTGGTGGAGACTCAGCGAGATGACTTGATGAAGGAGTTTGCTCATCTTACCGATGCCATGGAAGATGATCTTAAGGAGCGTGTCGGGCCGCTTCTCCGAGCTGATGTTGATCCGGTCTGTTTGTATCTTGATATGGAGGGTATGTATCGGAAGATTCAGGCTGAGCGAAAACTTGCCAAGGAGAAGGCAAAGGAGTTAGATGCTGAAGAGCGATGTGCTGAGGATTTTGCGGCCGAGCTGCGGAGAGAGCTTGAAGATGATGCTGTTCCCTCTAAGGATGGATTTTCGACTCAAGGCGCTGATGTTGCTGTGACCGAGAAGGTTGATGATGGTGGGATTGAGGTAGCTTGTGCTGTTATACCGAAAGAAGTTGATGCTGCTGCTACCTCGTCTCCTACTTTGTTATTAGAGGTTCGGCATTATGAGGAGGCCGGTTTGAGTGAAAATGATGGTACTTCATCTGGGGCTGGTTTGTCAGTTCTCGAGCATGTTAGTAATGCTGTAATAGACTAgatttttggtttattttgtaAAGAATTTGTTTTGGTGAAGTAATATATCGGTTATGTGTTTTTCCTCTATTCCTGTCGtgtgttttaataatttttgagCTGTGTTCGGTTATGACGCTTTTAGTGTTTGTTTTGGTTTATTTTGAACTATGGCTTAGTTCGGTTTGAAGTAATGTTTTTTGACTCTTTTTAGTTTATGGTCTACCTCGGTTTTAGGCGATTGCTTTAAATTATGTTAAGTGATGGCTTAACTTGGTTTTCAAGCGATTGATTTGAATTAtgttaactcggttttaagcgattgctttaagctatggcttaactcggttttaagcgattgctttgaatttgttaagctatggcttaagtCAGTTTTAAGCGATTGCTTTGAATTatgttaagctatggcttaactcggttgtAAGCGATTGCTTTGAATTATGTTAAGCTATGGTTTAACTCGGTTTGAAGCGATTGCTTTGAATTATGTTAAGCTATGGCGTAACTTCGTTTTCAAGCGATTGCTTTGAATTatgttaagctatggcttaactcggttttaagtgATTGCTTTGAATTatgttaagctatggcttaactcggttttcaagcgattgctttgaattatgttaagctatggcttaactcggttttaagcgattgctttgaattatgttaagctatggcttaactcggtttttaagcgattgctttgaattatgttaagctatggcttaactcggttttaagcgattgctttgaattatgttaagctatggcttaactcggttttaagcgattgctttgaattatgttaagctatggcttaactcggttttaagcgatTGCTTTGAATTATGTTAAGctatgacttaactcggttttaagcgattgctttgaattatgttaagctatggcttaacttggTTTTAAGCGATTGCTTTGAATTATGGTAAGCTATAGCTTAACTCGGTTTTCAGCGATCGCTTCGAATTATTGTGTTTGACGCTTTTTGcttcttttttctgtttttttcttttattgatagggAAAAACTTGCATTCTTGCCTACAACTGACTTTGACCGGaatgcaagtgaaaaaacccctgacTGACTCGATTAACCTGAATGTTGTATACTGATAGAATCTTTTAAGAACTCTGGCATTCCAGGTTCTTGGTAGGTCTCGGCCTGACAGATATGTTAAGTAATAGGCCCCTCCTTTTCCTACTTTCTTTACTTGGTAGGGTCCTTTCCAGTTTGCTCCGAGTTTGGATACTCCTACATTACCTCTTGCTATGTCGGCTCTTCGTAGTACTAGATCGCCTACCTCAAATGTTAGGGGTTTGACTCTTTTGTTATGATATGTTGCCATCCTTTGTTTGTATGCTTTGATGTGCATTAATGCTTGTTCTCTTCTCTCTTCTAGCAAATCAAGGCAAAGTCTGGTGTTTTCTTCATTTTGTTGCTCATCGAAGTATAGTACTCTGATGGTAGACATGCCGATTTCTACTGGTACCATTGCTTCGCACCCATAGGTTAAGCTGTATGGGGTTCTTCATGTGCCGGCTTTTGGCGTGGTTCTGTATGACCATAGAACACTGTGTAACTCGTCGGCCCATCGACCTTTTGCCTCGTCCAGGCGCTTTTTAAATCCGTTGACAATGGTTCTGTTGGTCACCTCGGTCATCCCATTGGTCTGAGGGTGGGTGACCGATGTGAACCTTAGATTGATGCCTTTCTTAGTGCAGAAGTCTCTGAAATTTTTGTTGTCAAATTGTTTACCGTTGCTGGTTATGATAATTCTTGGAATTCCGAAACAAAAAATGATTTCTATTCGTACAAAACTTCGCACTCGCGCTTCTGTTATGGTGGAGGCAGCTTCGCCTTCTACCCATTTGGAGAAGTGATCGACAGCTACTATCAAGAATCTGCTCTGCCCACTTGCTGTTGGGAAAGGGCCAACGATGTCTATACCCCATGTGCTGAATGGCCAAGGACTTATTATCGGACTTTGTTCGGTTGTGGGTTGATGAAGCACGTTTTGGTGATATTGACATTTCTCGCATTTTTGTACCAAGCTTGCTGCATCTTGTGCTAGTGTCGGCCAGTAGTAACCTTTTAACACTGCTTTTCGACAGAGTGCTAGATGGGAGATGTGGCTTCCACACATGCCTTCGTGTATTTCGGCTAAGACGTATTTTCCTTCTTCAACCGTGAGGCATCTGGACCATGGATGTGAGAATGACTTTCTGTATAGTGTGCCATCTCGGTATGAGAAGTGTGGTGCTTGGCGCTTCACCTTCCTTGCCTCTTTTTTATCCTCGGGTAGGCTTCCGTTCTCCATGTATGATATGATGTGTTCCATCCATTGATCTAACGCGTTGATGAGGAATGTTGCCTCGGGATTTTGGATACTGCTGAAGTTTTGAATCGAGCATGGTATGCTTGGTATTGTTTCTTTGGCTACTCCAGCTTTCGCCAATGTGTCTGCCTCTGTGTTCTCTTCTCTGGGTATTTGTTCTAATTCCCATTTTCCACCTTCTTCTGCAATTTTGGTGAGCAGTTCTTTAACTCGGtctacatattttttcatttcttgatCTTTGACCTCAAATATTCTGAGTACTTGGTTAACCACTAGTTGAGAGTCCCTCTAAATTTTGATGTACTCGGCCTTGACTACTGTCGCCATTCTCAATCCTCCGATTAGGGCTTCGTATTATGCTGAATTGTTGGTTGCCGGAAAGTTCAGGtggattgagttttgcatttttatcttATGTGGTCCTCTTAATATCATGCGTGCCCCTGCCCCGGCCATGTTTGATGCTCCGTCTACTTGTAATACCCAGCTGATCACACCCTTGTCTATCTCGGTAGGTTGATCGTGTGTTGTTGTTTCGGCCACGAAATCTGCTAGGATCTGCGCTTTCATTGCTGTTCTTGGTTCGTATTTGATGTCGTATAATCCTACCATGACCGACCAGTTGATTAGTCGTCTAGAGGTTTCTGGTCTTCCAAGCACTTTTTTTAGTGGTTGGTTTGTTCGGGCTACCACTGTGTGAGCCTGAAAATATCTTTTGAGCTTTTCTACCGTTAATACCAGTGCAAGTGCAAAATTTTCGATTTTGCTATATCTGAGCTCGGGCCCTTTCAGCACTTTGCTCGTGTAGTATACCGGTTTCTGCTCGGTTGCTTCTTCTTTTACAAGAACAGATGCTACTGTTTCATTGGTGAAACTTAGATTTAAGTATAGCACTTCTCCTGGTTCGGGTCTTCCGAGTACTGGTGGTGAACTTAGGAATTTTTTGAGCTCCTCAAAAGACTGTTGGCACTCTTCGATCCACTCA
This window of the Mercurialis annua linkage group LG5, ddMerAnnu1.2, whole genome shotgun sequence genome carries:
- the LOC126681619 gene encoding uncharacterized protein LOC126681619, encoding MAPVLPRFVVLKAKNDKYLRCVTKQGRSKNLIKGDVEDILNPVSKFKIERATSNRDLVHIRCCYTNKYLRRGKQPSSPVSATADAVDEDKSKWSCTLFHPLPVDDKTCRFQHVQSGFNLYQWISADEYNGCLFVAMSADDEEARGCDLFSFTDWESLVVLPKHVAVKGDNGKYLFYRGTGDDEHMEFGATNIGDNRVGEQVFTNPDGSIRLKHDSNGKFWRATPNWIYPDTTDESASDPATCFWPVRIKGNAIALRSMGNDRYLRRTDYGGTVNCLAAASWATTIDRESYLVLEELVNKREIYDVEYRLEDARVYNESIMTLARSCVSNMTKQTETLEVAMTYKEAKRYEWSTSTSSSFSFSTKVSMGVPEIFDAGVEVTETKESEYEWGTTIDATTTLAKKVPVSVKPMTKTTVTLVATLGFCDVPFSYTQKDTLTNGEIEYTEKHDGFSRSDPVAMCKQLS